The genome window GTCACGCCGACCGCGACGATAGTGTACGTCAGCCCGATCGACACCGCCTGTCCCGTGACGGAGCGTACTCCGGAGCGATAGGCGAAGAGACCGGCACCGGAGAGAACGACGGAGAACATCGCTGCGAGATGTAGCACGCGCGTCCGTACCTGGCCGCCACCCGGCAGCGAGCGCTGCTGGAACGCGTGGACGACTTTCCGGTAGAAGTGAGCGGCCGCCGCGCCCTCCGTGGCGTGGAAGAGTAGGTAGAGGTACGCGGCGTAGAGGTCGTAAGACCCCCTGAGTACGGCGATCGAGGTGAACCAGTAACCCGCACTGAGGAGCGTTCCGCCGACCAACAACGCTCGCCTGCTCGTTACCTGCCGGAGCGCTCTCGCGACGCCGCCGGCGAGGAGGACGCCGAGTCCGATCACCATCAATCGGACCGGGAACACGCCGGGCTCGGGTGCCAGAAACCAGTCGAGTACGAGCCCGATCACGGTGCGTCCCACACGATTTCGCGGAAGAGGTTGAAGCAGACGGCCAGCGGGAGCAATACGGCGAGGGCCGTCCCGAACAGCCGGGTCCAGCGGAGGTACGCGCTCGACCAGCCGTACCAGACCATCGCGCCCAGAGCGAGGACGACGAGCGCACTGGCACGCGCGCTCAGCCCGACGGACCGAGAGAGCCGGTCGCTGAACACGATCCCGACGCCGACGAACAGGCAGAAGACGCCGTATCGGAGAAGGGTGGCGCTGCTCCCGTCGAACAGCGCCTCAGTCATGGTCGTGCGGTTCGGAACCGGCAGCGAGCGCGTTCGCCGTAGCGTCGTCGTCGGTCACCTCCGTCGCGTGTCGAGAGATGAACATCTAATCCTCGCGCCGGATCGACGTCGATCCGCTGTCGGTCGTTCCAGAGTCAGTCGTTCTGGAAGTCACGCCGCTGTCGGTCGTTCCGGAGTCGGTCGCTTCGGAGTCAGTCGTTCCGGAGGTCACGCCGCTGTCGGTCGTTTCGGTGGTCGAACGGTCGTTCGAGGCCGCTTCCGTCGCCTCGATGTTCTCGATGTCGCCCTCGATGGGGTTCTCGGCGGAACACCACGGGCAGACGACTGGGTTCGTGTTCCCGTCCCAACAGGCGATGTTGTCGCAGTCCGCACAGACGAACAGGCCGGTGTTCGAGCAGTGCGGGCACCCCTCGTATTCCGGCGGGAACTCGAACGGACCGGACACCTGTGCGGTGCCGGACGACCCGCCGCCTCCGTCGCCGCCGGCCGTCGGTATCGACGTGCTCGTGGCCGCCCACGCGTTGCCCCGCCGCTCGAATCGGATCGTAAACGGGTCTTCCGAGTACATACACCGCGCCGAGGCGCGGACGACGCCCGAGGAGGCGTCGCCCGCGTCCGTCTGCCCGGTCCCCTCGTCGCTGATCTCCTCGACGATGTCCGCGGCCGTGTCGATGAGTCCCATCGTGTAGCCCATCTGTACAATCGCATTTAGAAGTTACTCCGCCCCGGACGTCGGGTCGGCGAGCGAGAGGCGGGTCAGCGTAGAGAATCCGAGGAGGACGAGGGATTTCGCGGCGTCACTCCCCGGAGTCCGTTCTGTCGCGGTAGGTCTCGCGATAGGCGCGCGAGCCGCGGATCTCGTCCAGTCGCCGGACGGTCTCCACGGAGATCCGCTCCGCTCGCTGCCGGAGCCGCTCGCGGAGTTCGTCGCTGACGGGTCCGTCGAGCCGTTCGCACGCCTCCTCGAAGGCGACCTCGCTCAGTCGACGCATAACCGTCCTGACCTCTTCGTCGTCGACGTGAGCCGCGTCGACGTTCCGGGCCGCCCCGGGCTCGGCACCCCGTTCGTCTCCGCCGGTTACGAGCCCGCTCACCCTATCGATCAGGCGATCACTCTCGGCCTCCTCTTCGTCGGCGAGGCTGGCGTCCGGGTTGGCGGCGTCGACGAGCGTCTCGGCGGCGCGCTCTCCCACGACGGCTTCGAACGTGGCGATGGTCGTCCAGTAGTCCTCGACGAACGCACTCCACAGGTCGTGGTAGAACTCGAGTTGCGGCCGGTCGATGCCGCTCGCGTGATCCTCGTCGAAGCGGCCGCGGAAGGCGTCCAGCGACGTCTCGAACTCGTCTCTGTCCGCGGCCGCCTCGAACGCCGGGAGGAGGCGTTTGCGGTGTCGCTCGACCAACTCGCGTAGCTCCTCCTCGTATGTCGGGAGGTCTCCCCACGTCAGCGACCCGTCCGCCGCGGCCGCTCGGACGGTCTCGACGAGCTCCGAGACGTCGTACGGCTCCCCCGATTCGCCCCCGACGACGTCGAAGTGATAGGGGTCGCCCTGGTCGTCCACTCGCGAGACGAACCGCACGTTCGAGAGGGTCCCGCTGACCAGTCGCGCCATCCTGTCGACGCCATCGATCGATACTCTGAGCGGGTCAGTCCCGCGACGATACCGTTCCCAGAACTGCGCGACGAACTCGGCGTCGGCGTCGGAGATCGCGTCGGTCCGCTCCGCTGGCGGCGCGTTCGGACTCTCGCCCGGACTCCCGCTGTCGCCGGTCTCGTCGGCCTCGACGGAGTCCGCGGCCGCGTCGGCGGAAGGAGATTCCGGGGCACCGTCGTCTCCCCGCCCGCGTTCCTCCGCCGCACGGTTCGGGACCGCGTCGTCGGGGCCTCCCTCGCCGGCGCGGTCGGTCGCGTCCGCGCCCGGAGTCGATTCGCCGGGCCGGTCACGGTCCGATCCGGGCGTCCCCGCCCGGTTCCTCCCGGATTCCGCGTGCGGATCCGCTCCCGGGCTGCCGGCGGTGGCTCCCGGGCCGCCGTTGTCGGCCCGGACCGAGACGGTGACGGTCGATTCAATGGACTGCTGTTTCTCCGTGATCTGCTGGCTCCGCTCGAACAACTCGTTGACCAGATCCTTGACCGCGACGTCGCGGAGGTTATCGAGCGGCGTCGCGTACAGGTCGAAGAAGCACTCTCCCGACCTGACGGAGTCCCACTCGACGAGGCGACCGAAGACGAAGGTCCGGTCGTCGAGGGCGTCGAAAAAGTACCCTTCGCTCCGATACAGCGCCATGTCTGCGCCGTCGACGAGGTCGACGATCGCCTGTTCTGCGGCTTCGTTTCGTCCGAGCTTCGTCCCGGCGTGATGCCCCTGAAAGTCGTACAGTCCGTGGCGGAACTCGATGTCCTGATACATGGGTCGTTACGTGGTGTTTTTGAGCCAGCGGCCGACGTTTTCGAACCCCTTGAGGACGACTTTCCCCTGTGAGTGTTCGATCTCGTCACGGTTCCCCTCCGGAACGGAGACGCCGAACAGGTCCATGCTCTTGTCTCGCGCCTCGCTGACGAGTTCGAGGACGTCGTCGCCTTTGTTCCCCGGGACCTGTCGATCGATCTCCTTGACCAGGTCGTCGTCGAAGTACCGCGTGTTGACGCTCCCCCGTCCGAGGAGACTGATCTTGTAGTCGGTGGGGTCGTAATCCAGCATATCCGTCGCGGTGAACAGCAGCAGCCCCGTCTTGTCGTCGGCGTCGGCCAGCCGCAACAGCTCGGCGTCGATGATGCCGTCGATGTCGTCGCGGAACATCTTCTTGTAGAGGTTATAGAGGAATATCACCCGGTCGCTCCGGAGGTAGTGGTAGAGGTACGCCCACTCCCACTCCTCGTTTTTTATCGCCTTCGTGTCGTCGTTTATCCGCTCTCTGATGGCCCCGCGCTGCGGCTTGGTTCCGGTCGACTGGTATTTCTCACGAACCTCGTCTTCGTCGTAGTTCCCGTTTCGAAGCCGCTGTACCGCGGCCTCCTGTGCCTCTCCGGGAATGTCCATCGCCGCGACGGTGATCGTCTTCGCCATCGACTGGTCGGCGTTGAGGTTGAACTCGACGATGTAGGTGTCGCGGCGGTTGGTCTGTTCGGGGTATCGGTAGGAGCTCCGCATGCGTTCGACCACCTCGTCTTCGAACAGTCCCCGGTCGCCGTACGTCACGCTGTAGTTCCCGACGAGGTCGTCCGTCGAGACGGCGTTGCTGATCACGTCTCGCCAAGAACTCGATCCGACGGCGCTCGACCGTTTCGACTGTTTTATTTTGATCGCCATGGCGCCGAGGAAGGTCGACTTCCCGCCGCGTTGCCCCGCCATCAACATCACTTCGTCGGGGTTTTCGCTCACAGTCCCCACCCCTGTGAGCCCGCGCTACCCGACGTCGCTTTCCGGTACTCCGTGCGGAGGGCGTTCAGGAGAAGCCCGACCATGACCGTCGTGAACACGGGCGGCAATATAAATAGGAGGTCGTCGGTCTCCAGGTACGCTCGGCCCATTATCCAGACGGTGTAGGCGTACATCTCGGCGATGAGGAACGCGACGGCTCCGAGGAAGTGGGTACTCTTTCCCGTGAAGAATCGGAAGTACGCGACGCTCCCGAACAGGACGGTCGCGCCGATCATCCCGTTGAGGAGGATCCGAACCGGCGAGACCGCCACGGTGATGGAGACGGCGAGGAAGAAGAATATCGCCGTCGCGCGTCCCTGTGGGGTGTCAGCCTGGAGAAAGAGGACAGGCATCGTCCCGATGAGCACGTGCGCGATGGAGTAGTGTAACTCGATGAGATCGGCGGAGAAGATCGTGGGAAGCATACCGCGGTACATCGTCGTACTCACACCGATGAGGGCGCCGAAGACGACGATGAGTCCCACGTTGATCAACTCGTCTTTGTTCATACAGTTCCGTCGTAACCTCCGAACATAATTGCTTTGCCAAGTCTCTCGGTCGGCGACTTCGAGAGACACACTCTCCACAGTGAACTACCCCACCCTACCGGTCGGGCTGACGCCCTCGCGCTTGAGGGTGGGGCTTCCTGTTTCCACGACGCGCTTTGCATCCACAACCGAGGACACAGGGAGCGCAGTCTCCACAGGCGTTGATTCGGAGCGTCCCGCTCCTAACCGCTTCTTCACACCGCGAGAAAGAATATTCCACGCCGCATTCGCGTCTCTGTCGGCCTCGAACCCACACGCCGGGCAGGAGTGTTCGCGCACCCACAACGGTTTCTCGGTCGAAACGCCGCAGGACGCACACTCTTTCGTCGTTCCGCGCGGATTCACAGCAACGAAGTGCGTTCCTTCGCGTTCGCACTTGTATTTGAGCATCCGCAGGAACGTCCCCCACGCCGCACCTGCCCGGTTCCGCGAGTTGCCCGGTAGTTCGACCAACCCCTTCGCGTCCAAGTCCTCGACGGCCACCAAGTCGTACTCCCGAGCGTAGTAGTTCGAGAGCTTGTGAAGGAAGTCGCGGCGCTTGTTCTTCAACTCGGCGTGGCGTTCTGCCACAACCCGACGCTGTTTCTCCCAATTGTCCGACCCGTGCTGTTTCCGCGAGAGGTCGCGCTGTGCGCGTTCCAAACGTTCGCGTTCGTTGGACAGGTCGAGGGATTCGACGGCGGTTCCGTCGGTGTCGTGAGCGTACTTGAGAATCCCCACGTCGATACCGACGCAGTTCTCGGGATTCTCCGGCTTCTCCGGCGGGTCGTCGGGCGTCTCGATGCCGAGAATGGCGTACCACTTCCCGGTAGGTTCTTGCTTGACCGTGACGGTCTTAATGTCAGCGTCGTCGGGGAGGTCGCGGTGGAAGGTGAGGGGGATTTCTCCGAGTTTTGAGAGCCACAGTCGCGTCCGACCGCCCGTGTTCTTGAGCTTGAAGCCGGATTGACTGTAGGTGAAACTGCGGTACTCGCCCGGTGCCTTCCACTTGAGCGTCCCGACGCGGTAGCCCTTCTCTTTGCGCTCTCGTAGTGTCGAGAGGTTATCGTACAGCCGTTGTACGACCTTCTGTAGTACCTTCGAGTGAACGCTTTTCAGGTCGCTCCACCACTTCTTGAGACTCGGCAGGAGCTTCTGCTCAGAGTACGCCGAGGTGTCGTCGGTGCGGTTGAGTCGGTGGAGAAAGTGGTTGTAGACCTGTCTACAGGTATCGACAGTCCACGCTAACTGTTCTTCGAGAGCGTCGGACGGTCGGAGTCGATACCTGTAGTTGTAGTTCACGAGCGTTCTTCGATGAGTTCGTCAAGTTGTCCGCGAACGAACGACGAGAGGTTAAGATGGTTCTCCTCGACCCACTCGGCTTGGTCTTCGCGGATGGTGATGTTCTTCCGCCTCACTACATACGTATTATGCGTATCTATGCGTATGGTTGTTTCGATTGCGTGGGTCTGTGGGCCGAGCGTCGAACGTGTTTGAGAACCGTGCGGTGCTGTATCCCTCCCTACTCACTCTCTTCGCTCGTTCGTTGAGGAAGGGGCCTTAGCGCCTCAATTCAGGTCAGCGGCCGGCTCGGCGGCGGCGTCAGCGGTCTTCGTCGCGCGCTCTCGAATCGGGAGTGTCCCCTTCGGTCCGGGCCTCGTCCGCCGAGGTCCGTTCGGTCGACGACTCACCGCGTGGACGCCCCTCGGTCGATCCCGATTCGGCCGTGGACTCCGGCGGTTCGTCGTCGGTCGATTCGGCATCTTCGGTGGTTTCCCCCTCGCGCTCGGCGGTACTCGTTTCGGATTCGTCGGCGGTCGCTTCGATGTCCTCTGCGGACTGCTCGTCTGTCGTCTCCGGTTCGCCCTTGCTGACGATGACGTCGGCCGTCTGTTCGACGAAGTCGCCGATGCGGTATCCCGGCTTGCGGAGTTCCAACACCGTTCCGTCGGGCTGTTCGGAGGGATGAGTATCCCAGACTGTGTGTTCCCCGAGGTCCTTCTCGTCGCCGGGTTCGGGTGCTATCGGTTCGACGCCGAGTCGGCGCATACCGCCGGTGAACTCCTTGAGGAGGTTCTCCACGTCGGATGGGTCGAGGGTGGCGTCCGCCTGAGCCGTGTGCCAGAGATTGTACCGGACGCTCATGATCCGCCCCAGAATCGACCGCGGCGAGAGGTCCTCGATGGGGTCGCCGTCGGTCTCCGCGCGAGTCGCGAGCGTCGCGTCGTCCGCGGCGGACGTCTCGATCTCCGACGGGTCTGCTTCGAGGCGCGTGAGCCGCGGCCCCGTTTCCGTCGGTGAGTCGAGAGAGGGGGTCGCGTCGCCGTCGGACTGGATCGACGGGGTTACCTCGATGCCGCCCTCCTCGTCGGAGCGAGCCGTCACGGACAGCGTGACGCGCCCCTCGCCGGCCTGCCGCGGCGGGATGCCGGCTATCTCGTACGACCCCTCCGCCGTGACTTCGCCGGAACCCCGGTGTCTGCTCGCCACCGTCACGCTGCCTCGCGTCTGGTCGTCCCGCGTCGTCTTGAGGGTCACCTCCCGGGAACTACCGACGGGGACGGATCCCGGTACGACCGTCTCGAAGGTCGTGCCCTCCCCGGTCGGGACGAGCACGCCGACGTCCCTGTCGAGGGTGTCCGATCGAACCGGCGACTCGCCGGTCTTCCGAAGCTGGTTGGCGAGCAGCGCCGCCCCCCGAACCGGGGCCGTTTCCCGCCCGCCGAGTCGAGGCTCGCTCAGCGGTCGGTCGAGGAAGCCGGAAACGGCGTTCGACACCGGGATCGGGTCGACTCCCGGCCCGGCGACCAACACTCTGTCCACGTCCGACCGGCCGACGTCGGCGGTGTCGAAGAGGTCCCGGAGCCGCGCGATGACCGCCTTCTCGACGGGCTCGATCGCCTCGTACGCGTCGGACATGTCCACGTCGACGTCGACGCCCAACGTGCGCCCGTCGTCGGCCGTCAGGCCGGGCACCTCGTCGGCGGCGATCGAGCCGTCGGTGTCGTTCGTGACAGCCTCAAGGGCGTCGCCGGTCGCTGCGCGGAGGTGTTCGATCGAGTTCTCGTCGTAGGTCACGCGGCGGTTCTCCTCGCGGGCGGTCCGCTCGATGGCCCACTCCGCGAGCGACTCCTCCATCGCGTCGCGGCCGATGCCCGCCTCGCTGACCCGCGACACCACGCGGTAGGTCGCCTCGTCGGGGTCGACGCGGACCAGCGCCGCGTCGAACCAGTGGGAGCCGATGTCGACGACGACCAACAGCTGCGGCTCCGAGATGGCGGGGAACTCGGCGGCGGCGACGGCCACCGGGGCTCTGACGACGGCGCCGACATCGATCCCGGCCGCTTCGAGCGCACGGGAGACGGTGGCGCGGTCCTCGGCGTCGTAGACCCCGGGAACCGAGACCACGGCGTCCGGGGGCAGTTCCCCGTTCAGGCCTTCGGTTTCAAGCGCCGACGGCGCGCTCTCTCGCCACCCGTCGATCAGGTCGGCGAACAGCGATTCCACCTCGAGTTCGAACCGAGCGGTGTCTCCCGAGAGGTACTCCGGTCGCCCGTCTCCGTACTGCGGGAGGACGGGTATCCGCCGGTTCGGCTCCGGCTCGAGGCTTGGCGGGCGGGCCCGGACGCCGTCCTCGGTCGCGTGTAGCTCCGGGGGCGAGCGCGGCTCGCCGGTCGGTCCCGCGAGCAGCTCTGCTTCCCGCCCGTCGCTGAGCGCGCCGGCGATACCCGTCGCTCGAAAGTCGATCCCGAGTCCGATGGGAGTGGAGTTCGTATCTGTCATGGAAACCGGTTGCGTGCGGGAAACGGTCCCCGCGCAGTCGGTGAATCCCGACCGTCAGTCTCTCGTGACCGAATCGTCGTGCGTCTCCTCGCTCCGCTGGATATGGCCTTCAATCTCCTTCTCGGTGAGACCGATCTCCAGCGTCGTTTCAGCCTTCCGACCGGTGTCGAGGTTCGTCGCCTCGGCGTGGAGTTTCCCCTCTTCGTCGACGGTGAACGTCACTTCGAACTCGGGGTCGGACCCCTCGTCGAGGTTCTTCAGTTCGAACTCCCCGAGCTTGTCGTTCTCTTCTGCGAGCGCCTTGCCGCCCTCCAGGATCTCGATGGTGATCTTCGGTGACTGCTTGTCGATCTTGCGGAACCCGCGCTTCGACTCGGAGGCCTTGACCGGGGTCTGCTCCGACAGGATCATTTCGAACGTCTCCTTGTCGTTGTCGGGATCGACCGTTTTCAGCCCGATATCTCTCGGAAGCACAATACTTCCACCACCGCCCCCCTGCGGTTCAAGTTCGGTCTGAATGGCAGCCCCCTCCGCGACGACGTAGTCCTGATCGACTCCCTTCGACGCCTCCATCCCGAAGTAGTCCTCCACGCGCTCCTGGACCTTGGGGATCCGAGTCGACCCGCCGACGAGCAGCAGTTCGTCAACGTCCTCTTTCGTGGCGTCGACCTTCTCGTGGTCGAACAGCGCGTCGACGTAGTCGAACGTCTCATCGACGAGGTGTTCGGTTATTTCGTCAAACTCGTCCCGTGAGAGATCTATGTTGAACGTATCACCTGGGCCGACCATGGGGGAGATAGATCCGGACTCGGTCTGCGAGAGATCGTGTTTCAGATCGGTCACCTTCTCGTAGACGTCCGCCTTCATCGCGCTGTTGTCCTCCGGATCCGGGTGCCCCGCATCGATCATCTCGCCCCGAACGTGGTCGTACAGCTCGTCGTCGAAGTCCTCACCGCC of Halorubrum trapanicum contains these proteins:
- a CDS encoding RNA-guided endonuclease TnpB family protein, whose protein sequence is MNYNYRYRLRPSDALEEQLAWTVDTCRQVYNHFLHRLNRTDDTSAYSEQKLLPSLKKWWSDLKSVHSKVLQKVVQRLYDNLSTLRERKEKGYRVGTLKWKAPGEYRSFTYSQSGFKLKNTGGRTRLWLSKLGEIPLTFHRDLPDDADIKTVTVKQEPTGKWYAILGIETPDDPPEKPENPENCVGIDVGILKYAHDTDGTAVESLDLSNERERLERAQRDLSRKQHGSDNWEKQRRVVAERHAELKNKRRDFLHKLSNYYAREYDLVAVEDLDAKGLVELPGNSRNRAGAAWGTFLRMLKYKCEREGTHFVAVNPRGTTKECASCGVSTEKPLWVREHSCPACGFEADRDANAAWNILSRGVKKRLGAGRSESTPVETALPVSSVVDAKRVVETGSPTLKREGVSPTGRVG
- the grpE gene encoding nucleotide exchange factor GrpE, with the protein product MTDTNSTPIGLGIDFRATGIAGALSDGREAELLAGPTGEPRSPPELHATEDGVRARPPSLEPEPNRRIPVLPQYGDGRPEYLSGDTARFELEVESLFADLIDGWRESAPSALETEGLNGELPPDAVVSVPGVYDAEDRATVSRALEAAGIDVGAVVRAPVAVAAAEFPAISEPQLLVVVDIGSHWFDAALVRVDPDEATYRVVSRVSEAGIGRDAMEESLAEWAIERTAREENRRVTYDENSIEHLRAATGDALEAVTNDTDGSIAADEVPGLTADDGRTLGVDVDVDMSDAYEAIEPVEKAVIARLRDLFDTADVGRSDVDRVLVAGPGVDPIPVSNAVSGFLDRPLSEPRLGGRETAPVRGAALLANQLRKTGESPVRSDTLDRDVGVLVPTGEGTTFETVVPGSVPVGSSREVTLKTTRDDQTRGSVTVASRHRGSGEVTAEGSYEIAGIPPRQAGEGRVTLSVTARSDEEGGIEVTPSIQSDGDATPSLDSPTETGPRLTRLEADPSEIETSAADDATLATRAETDGDPIEDLSPRSILGRIMSVRYNLWHTAQADATLDPSDVENLLKEFTGGMRRLGVEPIAPEPGDEKDLGEHTVWDTHPSEQPDGTVLELRKPGYRIGDFVEQTADVIVSKGEPETTDEQSAEDIEATADESETSTAEREGETTEDAESTDDEPPESTAESGSTEGRPRGESSTERTSADEARTEGDTPDSRARDEDR
- a CDS encoding Hsp70 family protein; the encoded protein is MQIGVDLGTTNSVVARLDENGDPEILENERGERKTPSVVQFPDDGGVIVGTTAKRNQMEVPDRTVPRVKRHMGDQDWAVDIDGEEWGPEAISAEILKKLVADAEEATGEDVEEMVVTVPAYFGPKERNATLNAAKIAEFDKEDIELLNEPTSACLRYGIGDTGAGTVFVYDMGGGTFDATLMNVTPDGEFEVEGVKGGQRLGGEDFDDELYDHVRGEMIDAGHPDPEDNSAMKADVYEKVTDLKHDLSQTESGSISPMVGPGDTFNIDLSRDEFDEITEHLVDETFDYVDALFDHEKVDATKEDVDELLLVGGSTRIPKVQERVEDYFGMEASKGVDQDYVVAEGAAIQTELEPQGGGGGSIVLPRDIGLKTVDPDNDKETFEMILSEQTPVKASESKRGFRKIDKQSPKITIEILEGGKALAEENDKLGEFELKNLDEGSDPEFEVTFTVDEEGKLHAEATNLDTGRKAETTLEIGLTEKEIEGHIQRSEETHDDSVTRD